GATCCGTCGCTATTTTTTAGAGGAAAAAGTGGGTCCCTATCCTTGCGAACCACCGGGTCCCTATCATGCGTACAGGTGGGGCCCTATCATGCGAACTCCAGGCTCCCTGTCATGCGCGCTGACATATTTACAAAAAACATTTTACTGCTTCGCTAAGATGTGAAACAAGCAGGCAAGATGTCAGATCAAGCCGTAATCCAAACCCAACTTCAAAAGTATAAAAAAACCTATCAGGGCAAGGTGCGGGATCTTTATGATTTGGGCAATAAGATGCTTTTGGTTGCCACAGATCGCCTGTCGGCCTTTGATTATATCCTCAAAAATCCTATCCCTACAAAAGGGAAGATTCTTACCCAGCTTTCCGTTTTCTGGTTCAAACAAACGCAAAATTTAATTTCCAATCATCTTTTATCCACCGATATTTCTCCTTATGTTGCAAATGAGAATGAAAAAAACATGCTCGAAGGTCGAACCATGGTGGTCAAGAAGTTAAAACGTCTGGATGTGGAAGCCATTGTGCGAGGCTATCTGACCGGCTCTGCCTGGGTGGCTTATCAAGAGACAGGCAAAGTGAATGGGATTAAGCTTCCAGCAGCTCTGCGAGATGGGGATCCTTTGCCAGAGCCTCTTTTCACGCCTTCCACCAAAGCGGAAGTAGGGACCCACGATGAACCTCTCACTTTTGACGAGACCGTAAATCTTATTGGTGGGGACTGGGCGGAGAAAATGAGAGAGGCCGCTTTAAAGATCTTTAAACAGGCTTCTGGGCAAGCAGATAAAAATGGCTTACTCATTGCCGATACGAAAATGGAATTTGGAATCAGTGATTTTGGGCAACTCACTTTAATTGACGAACTCCTTACTCCCGATTCATCCCGTTTCTGGCTCAAAGAAGAATACGTTCCAGGAAGATCTCCCAATCCCTGGGACAAACAACTGGTTCGAAATTATTTGCTGAGCACGACTTGGGATAGAAATTCTCCTCCACCCGAATTGCCTGGGGAGATTATAAATGAGACTTTGTTTCGCTATCAGAGTATTGCAGAAAGGTTGATGAAATGATCCCCCGTTATTCCCGTCCCGAAATGGCCAGCTTGTGGACCGATGAAGCCAAGTTTAATAAGTGGTTGACGATCGAAGTAGCCTCTGCAGAAGCCTGGGCCAAGCTGGGAAAAGTGCCTCTCGAAGCAATTCCTGTCATCCAACAAAAAGCAAAATTTGAGGTGGCTCGTGTTTTGGAAATTGAAAAAGAAACCAAACACGATGTGATTGCCTTTGTGCAGAATCTTCAAGACAACATTGGACCCGAAGGTCGATTTTTACATCTGGGTCTCACTTCATCGGATGTCGTGGATACGGGTTTTGCGGCTCAACTGAATGATTCAGGGAAATTGATACGTCAGGGAATTCTGGGGCTGCTGGAAATCCTGAAAGAAAAAGCCTTTCAATACAAAGAGGTCCCGCAAATGGGCCGTACGCATGGTATTCATGCCGAACCCATTACCTTTGGGTTAAAATTTGCCCTTTGGTATTCGGAGTTTCAGCGTCACCTCATCCGCTTTGATGCGGCGCATGAACAGATTGCCTACGGAAAAATTTCGGGTGCGGTGGGAACCTATGCCAATATTGATCCTGCGGTCGAAAAACACATTTGTGACAAGCTGGGAATAAAAACGGAAATCATTGCCACCCAGATTATTCAACGCGATCGGCATGCCCATTATTTTACTACGCTGGCTTTAATCGCCGCCTCCATCGAAAAAATTGCACTCGAAATCCGCCATCTGCAACGCAGTGAAGTTTTGGAGGCCGAAGAATATTTTAGTCCGGGCCAAAAAGGCTCTTCGGCCATGCCGCACAAACGCAATCCGATTTTATCCGAAAATCTTTGTGGCCTGTCTCGTGTGGTCCGATCGAATGCCCTCACCGCTATGGAAAATGTGGCCTTGTGGCATGAGCGAGATATTTCACATTCCTCTGCCGAAAGAATTATTGGCCCCGATACCAATATCCTGGTCGATTTTATGCTCGCGCGCGTGACGGGGTTACTGAAAAATCTTCTCGTCTATCCGCAAACCATGCTGGAGAACATCAACAAGCTGAAGGGTCTGGTCTGCGCGCAACCGATGATGTTGGCCCTGGTGCAAAAAGGGATGC
This genomic stretch from Deltaproteobacteria bacterium harbors:
- a CDS encoding phosphoribosylaminoimidazolesuccinocarboxamide synthase, with amino-acid sequence MSDQAVIQTQLQKYKKTYQGKVRDLYDLGNKMLLVATDRLSAFDYILKNPIPTKGKILTQLSVFWFKQTQNLISNHLLSTDISPYVANENEKNMLEGRTMVVKKLKRLDVEAIVRGYLTGSAWVAYQETGKVNGIKLPAALRDGDPLPEPLFTPSTKAEVGTHDEPLTFDETVNLIGGDWAEKMREAALKIFKQASGQADKNGLLIADTKMEFGISDFGQLTLIDELLTPDSSRFWLKEEYVPGRSPNPWDKQLVRNYLLSTTWDRNSPPPELPGEIINETLFRYQSIAERLMK
- a CDS encoding adenylosuccinate lyase, with amino-acid sequence MIPRYSRPEMASLWTDEAKFNKWLTIEVASAEAWAKLGKVPLEAIPVIQQKAKFEVARVLEIEKETKHDVIAFVQNLQDNIGPEGRFLHLGLTSSDVVDTGFAAQLNDSGKLIRQGILGLLEILKEKAFQYKEVPQMGRTHGIHAEPITFGLKFALWYSEFQRHLIRFDAAHEQIAYGKISGAVGTYANIDPAVEKHICDKLGIKTEIIATQIIQRDRHAHYFTTLALIAASIEKIALEIRHLQRSEVLEAEEYFSPGQKGSSAMPHKRNPILSENLCGLSRVVRSNALTAMENVALWHERDISHSSAERIIGPDTNILVDFMLARVTGLLKNLLVYPQTMLENINKLKGLVCAQPMMLALVQKGMQRDAAYRLVQTHAMLTWQDRKDYQERLWADPEIQKYFTKEELAKLFDPKHSLKNIDMMFERVFGGK